From a single Lolium rigidum isolate FL_2022 chromosome 7, APGP_CSIRO_Lrig_0.1, whole genome shotgun sequence genomic region:
- the LOC124670426 gene encoding uncharacterized protein LOC124670426: MDRALLDTLIEHHEKGDRAQNGWKSHVYHIAIKNVREKCGVDVTKENIVSRCKTFDKHYEIVSKILAESGFGWDWERNVLLLHSDEVWDRYVEANEKAAIYKNKVIHNWNEICTIYSKDHANGHGARTGAETANDTETEVVAPDQETNNFSPDLHGPTPKRPRTGEAILCMLGDMRTSFTKAIKSTEPLPMPEVTPPSTILAALEDIPDFSKTDKLRAYGKLVRTERLFHALNGASPGV, encoded by the exons ATGGACCGTGCTTTGTTGGACACGCTTATTGAGCATCACGAGAAGGGTGATCGTGCCCAAAATGGATGGAAGTCACATGTGTACCATATTGCTATCAAGAATGTTCGTGAGAAGTGTGGGGTGGATGTGACAAAGGAGAATATCGTATCAAGGTGCAAAACTTTTGACAAGCACTATGAGATTGTTAGTAAAATTCTTGCTGAGAGTGGGTTTGGATGGGATTGGGAAAGGAATGTTTTATTGCTTCATAGTGATGAAGTGTGGGATAGATATGTGGAG GCTAACGAAAAAGCAGCTATATACAAAAACAAGGTCATCCACAATTGGAATGAGATCTGTACAATTTACTCAAAGGACCATGCCAATGGTCATGGTGCTAGGACAGGCGCTGAGACCGCAAATGACACTGAGACGGAGGTGGTAGCACCAGATCAAGAAACCAATAATTTCTCTCCTGATTTACATGGTCCAACACCAAAGAGGCCACGTACAGGTGAAGCCATTTTGTGCATGCTAGGAGATATGAGGACGTCTTTCACTAAAGCAATCAAGTCTACCGAGCCATTACCAATGCCCGAGGTTACTCCTCCTTCTACGATACTTGCTGCACTAGAAGACATACCTGACTTCTCTAAAACAGACAAGCTGAGAGCTTATGGGAAGCTAGTCCGTACTGAGCGTTTATTCCATGCACTTAATGGAGCTTCCCCTGGAGTATAG